A single window of Malus sylvestris chromosome 5, drMalSylv7.2, whole genome shotgun sequence DNA harbors:
- the LOC126623892 gene encoding U3 snoRNP-associated protein-like YAO — protein sequence MKNKKRGGGSAPKGPKKGKAFSLDDDPFFGTESKKRRKVQLDEIESESDADVGSDGEGGGEEAEEEEMEAVVETADEKRNRLAHEFLENTRELLRRAKEDEDDDSGEEDVKEGEMDSLVGKMLQQQQLEDSGRARRAIASRVKKPEPTDEFRILVKHRQPVTAVALSEVDLRGFSASKDGAILHWDVDSGKSEKYLWPSDAVLKSHGVKDPQGRAKKHSKHVLALAVSSDGRYLASGGLDRHVHLWDTRTREHILAFPGHRGPVSCLTFRQGSSELFSGSYDRTVKIWNVEDRAYINTLFGHQGEVLSIDCLRKERVLTVGHDRSMQLFKVPEESRLVFRAPASSLECCCFISNDEFLSGSDDGSVELWDMLRKKPVCIAKNAHPLLAAQKNAEPKDGDRIPNGHIENGNHTSESYDCSSTNSWVSSVAVCSGSDLAASGAGNGSVRLWAIKSESKVIQPLHNIPLVGFVNSLAFEKSGQFLVAGVGKEPRLGRWGHNPAARNGIAIYSLKLSSEDTNTP from the exons ATGAAGAACAAGAAGAGAGGCGGCGGCTCAGCTCCCAAGGGACCTAAAAAGGGCAAGGCTTTCTCTCTCGACGATGACCCCTTCTTCGGCACCGAATCCAAGAAGCGCCGGAAAGTCCAGCTCGATGAGATTGAGAGCGAATCCGACGCCGACGTTGGGTCGGACGGCGAGGGCGGCGGAGAGGAGGCCGAGGAGGAGGAGATGGAGGCTGTAGTGGAAACGGCAGACGAGAAGAGGAATAGGCTTGCGCATGAGTTTTTGGAGAACACTCGGGAACTGCTGAGGAGGGCGAAGGAAGATGAGGATGATGATAGTGGTGAAGAAGATGTGAAGGAAGGTGAGATGGACTCGCTTGTTGGCAAGAtgttgcagcagcagcagctcgAGGACAGCGGCCGAGCTCGCCGTGCCATTGCTTCTAG GGTTAAAAAGCCAGAACCAACTGATGAATTTCGGATATTAGTGAAGCATCGACAACCTGTTACTGCTGTGGCTTTGTCTGAGGTTGACCTCAGGGGCTTTTCAGCTTCTAAGGATGGCGCCATTCTACATTGGGATGTAGATAGTGGGAAAAGTGAAAAGTATCTATGGCCTAGTGATGCAGTATTAAAGTCCCACGGGGTCAAGGATCCACAAGGTCGAGCTAAAAAGCATAGTAAACATGTTTTAGCACTAGCAGTTAGTTCTGATGGTCGGTATTTGGCAAGTGGAGGATTAGATCGCCATGTTCATTTGTGGGATACTCGTACACGAGAGCATATTCTG GCTTTTCCAGGTCACAGGGGACCTGTTTCATGTTTAACTTTCAGGCAAGGGTCGTCAGAACTGTTTTCTGGTTCATATGATAGAACAGTTAAGATATGGAATGTAGAAGATAGAGCTTACATAAACACATTATTTGGTCATCAAGGTGAAGTTTTAAGTATTGATTGCCTACGGAAAGAAAGGGTGTTGACTGTTGGACATGATCGAAGTATGCAGTTATTTAAG GTCCCAGAGGAGTCTCGTTTAGTATTCCGTGCCcctgcatcttctttggaaTGTTGTTGTTTTATTAGCAATGACGAATTCTTATCCGGCTCTGATGATGGAAGTGTTGAGCTTTGGGACATGCTGCGGAAGAAGCCTGTTTGCATAGCTAAGAATGCTCATCCTCTGTTGGCTGCACAGAAAAATGCTGAACCAAAGGATGGTGATAGAATCCCAAATGGTCACATAG AAAATGGTAACCACACTTCTGAAAGCTACGATTGTTCATCAACAAATTCTTGGGTTAGTTCAGTCGCTGTTTGTAGCGGCAGTGACCTCGCTGCATCAGGAGCTGGTAACGGCTCTGTTCGATTATGGGCTATTAAAAGTGAAAGCAAAGTGATTCAGCCGTTACACAACATCCCATTG GTTGGATTTGTGAATTCGTTAGCTTTTGAAAAATCTGGACAGTTTCTAGTCGCAGGAGTTGGGAAG GAACCTCGTCTAGGAAGGTGGGGACATAACCCAGCTGCTCGGAATGGAATCGCAATTTATTCCCTTAAGCTTTCATCAGAAGATACAAATACTCCCTAA